The Anguilla rostrata isolate EN2019 chromosome 1, ASM1855537v3, whole genome shotgun sequence nucleotide sequence CTAATGATAACAGCCCTAGTACCGAGGACTGATAATGAACCACCCAAAATGTAAAGCAGAGTAAAAGATTATTGTGCAACCTTAGCAAATAATCCCTTAAGTCTCAGCATTCAGTACAACAGAGATCTCTTCACAAAGGAGCACTGTAAAGTCACAAAACACACTGACAGAATTACTGGCTAATGTGTAACAAGAGTTGACACAAGAGCACAGACAGCAGGCCAGCAAGAGCTTAAATAGGAACTACAGCAGGTGAACCCAATTAGCTCAATCAGGGGAATTACCTGACAAGGATGCCCTCCAGTGACCAAGAATAGCCACtaccacccaaaaccatgacagtatTGTTGAATAAGTCATGCCAATGAGGCATTTATATTGAAACTGAACTGAGATAAATAGATgtagaggtagagacagagtacaagaacagcacacaccacacaacatacAAATCTGCTCAAAGCCCAGGGGGTCCCTGCCATCTGTTTTGGAGTTATTTTCAGTGTGTCTACAGGTGACCTCACCTCCATGGTGGGGTCTCTGCCGGGGCTGTGGGAAAGGAGGGTCCAGGAGTAGCCAGCGATAGGGTGGTCATCACTGCTCTCACTGCCGCTCAGGGCGACATGGTtgaggggcagggtgagggtTAGGTTGGGGCCAGCAATGGCTACCGGGGGGAGGTCCACTGGCCTGATGGCCCTCACTGTGGCCAGGGTGGAGTCAGTCGCCCCTTCTGAATCAACCACGGTCAGCCTGTGGACAACACAAATGACAAGCGCTACTCCAGGTGCTCCTTTTACAATGATTCTTCATTCAGTAGAATTTCTGGTGCTCATTTGTCATTGAACTTTccccacacacaaataaaaatgacttatAAGACAACAAGAGTTTGCATTAGCTGGCAATTGCTGGTTTTTGGCTGGTAAAAAAAGTCCAATAAATGTAGtcttctttaaaacaaaaaacaaacaaaagtaaacaaaataaatagatagagCATAAGTAATGGTTCTTAAAATTCCAAATATGActttcacattttacacaatGGCACAGCAACCTATTATTGTCATCACCCCAAGTCAACCTCCAGCATGAAGCAAGGAATTAAATCGTGTCAAAACTGCATGGAGAAGCTGCCTGAAGGAGGAGAATTTCGCACAGCTAAAGTGAATCTCAGGATACACTATAACTAACAAGACATTCAGTTTCAATTCAGCTAGTGGCAGGTGCCCACGCTACAAAAtatcacagaaaatgaaagggcATATGCAAAATAAGTTGTTGGTAGGCTATCACAGCACTGTAGTAATTTTTGCCCTGACAATGCAGAACTTGACCTTGAACAAGTTCAAAAATTAACTTGCAGATGTGATTTTTTCATCCTTATTCAGTAATAGATGATTCTaattattcaaaagaaaaatatgcttCAGTAAACAACTAATGATGGAAGATCATGACAGGTTCTTTTGTTGAGAAAAAGCGTATCCATATAGACTGAATGCTAGTGTAATATCACCTTTAtgaatgtatattttcaaatagttttttaagTCCAAAAATGCAAGATTCTGCTGTTACACATCAATAAACAACCCTGGCTATGGTGCACACATAAAGAGCTGATATGGCcacaattttaataatttgcCCAACAAACTGGAGTTAAATCTGACTAGGAAGGATATAAAATccaataataacagtaaaagaTTAACTCCTTTGGATAAGACTTCAAGTTGTCAGCTACCAGGTATAATCATTGAAAGTGTTGAAGGGAAAGACGTAGCTAGTAACTACCGGAAAGTGTAGCCAGGTGTATACACGGTAAAAAGAGGTACAGTATAGTCAGGTGTATATGTGGTAGCGGAGGGTGTGGCCAAGGCAGGGAGATGCACATTACCTGAAGGTGTAGTTCCCAGGTTCCAGGTCTGACAGGCGAAGGATGGCGGTGTCTGCTGAGGTTTTGAGTTTCCGCGGTGGGCTGGACACTTCCTCCCAATGGTAGCTTGCTACCCTGTCATCGTCAGTGCTCCCTGTGAGAAACCAGCCAAGACACAACAGCTGAGGAATTCCCATCCATCTCCCATGCAGCACAGACATGAGGATCTAGTGGACCATTTCCTACACAGAATGGCATTGTGGGTCTTTTCAGCTAAATATGAGAACTCAACAATTGTTCTACTGTCACAAGCAAATCCAAGTATGTTTATTGCAGTGCCCCCTAACAACAACATCTCAGAATTAACTATATTTTTCTGcgcatttattttacttaaacAATGCAAGAGTTTCTGAGTTTGGAAAAGATTCTTTTGTAAATGTTATCCATTTATAAACTGTGCTGTGTTCTCATGTCATCACGATAAGGGGGAAAGAGGAACGTACGGCTGCCATCGATGAAGACAGAGCCAGCAGGGAGGGTGACCTCCTGGCTCTCAGGCGAGGCGATGGCTCTGGGGGGCTGGTTCTCGTGAGCCGCTGTGGGGAGAGAAACACAGGATCCTCTTTATCAGATGCAGAAGCACAACTGATccaggaacagaacagaatggaTAATTCCGCACCGTACGTACCGGCCTTAACGGTAACGTTCACAAAGCCCTCTCCGTAGGCGCCGTCCCCggtcacacacactttcactgcATACAGGCCTGTGGACAGCTGGCAGCAGTAGCGAATCAAATTACTTGTCAAAGGTCAACCGAAGTTATCTAAATTAATATCAACACAACACAGGTGTCATTTAAGACAAGCGTTTCgcaataaaatggaaattggCTGGcaggaaaatgaaacaaataatacTGTTAATTACAAACTGTGATATCATGTGCCATATAGATTAGAGCTACGGGTAAGTTAGGAAGGACTTTACTCCAGACAGCCTGACAGACTCGCTGTGTTtgccctccatctctccctggTGGCCAGTTGGGTAGCTGATTAAACTCCACTCGTAAGCATAGGAggtctctgaaaaaaaaaaaaacatgaaagcagCAGGTGCTTATTCAAACCTTATTAGCACTAGGAACAATCAATGCAATGCATCAATGCAATGAAAAGCACAGATCTAATCTAGTACAAGCATTCTGATTCCCTTTGTGTATTCAGGGCGGTGGGATTTAGACCTTAGTGACTTGGGAACCAAATCCAAAACAATAGCATGGATGACCATCCtgaccagacacacacacaacaacaacaacaacaacaatgataatgtACTCCTTCTCTAAGCAACACAATCCTCCTTTTTGGTCACTGAGGCAGTGTCACAAGGGACAAGTGAAAGAGCGACATACTGGACTGTGGCTCAGATATTACTGATGTGTTCAGCTCCACTGAGTTCCTGGGCAGTGACACTTCCACAGGCTCTCCCACGGACACTAGCAGGGTCCTGCCTGTGACagcagagtgagaaagagagagactgaaggcTATTATTGGTCCTCAGTGGAAAAGACTTTTGAACACAGCAATACCTGGTTTTGAGATGGCAGTTGAAGCTGGAGTATCGGACACAGGTGGGAGGTTTTCTTTGGGTGGGGAAGTCCCCATTTGGCTCTGGGGGGTGGAGTCTGCACTGCTGTTTTGGAGTTGGGGTGTGGTCTCCAGACTGCTGTAGGATACATTCTGCGAAATATCACTATCCTAAAAAGGATAATATACATaacagaaagaaacacatacattttattagcattttctttGATGGCCTTTCATGCAAATACTCACTTTAAGTCACGCTCCACATATTCCACATTTTGATGAAACATGGGAAAGAGTGGTGAAAGCGCGGTTGGCAATAGGatattgttaaaatgcatgcaaataacAACTGATAGGCTATGTTAAGGTTGACAGTTACCAACCATCACAAAAAGCTCTAAAATGGAGGAAACACCCAACCTTACTGATCAGTGGGCTATATCCCAATCATTTCATGAAATCCCCATTGTTATTtagcctgttttgtaatattggcAGGGTTGTAACCCCCCTATCCCCCTGTAAATTACACCCTTGACgtattgattattttttttttgcctcaaaGGCAACATAAAGATAGGCTGTACAGACTGAGTCAGCACTTACGCAGGCAGCAGGAACAAACAGGATGTGCTTCACATTCAGTGATTAAGACTCAGTCTTCCTCTCAGCATGTTATGACACAGCCGTGCTTGAAATGCCAGACACGAACCGTGcacaacatttctttttctccctccattttgtatttttttcaccttaattatttgttttcagagTGTCCACTTCACATTCAAAGCATAAATGAGCCTATTAAAACAATATTGATAAACATGAAAGCAATGTCTGTAATGTCAGCATGAAAAAGAGATGCCCATATCGCCCCTCCCTAGGCTGTGTGGGCATATCGATGTCACTAGATGAACAGATTTGGCAGACACTCACACTGAGGCCTTCTGGTACAGAAACTGGGGACATGAGGGTAGGGCCAGAGTCAGTGGGTGGAGCTGGAACAGAATCTAGGTTACCGGGGGCGGAGCTACGCAGAAAAAGGCTGCTCTTGGTCGGGTTCTGCAGAGAGTCCTGAGGAGAATCCTTCTCCCCTCGGCTGCCCCCGGACTCTGACAGGTTAAGACCCTCCCTTCCTGGTACCGAGGGCCAATCCAGGTACCCCGAGCTCTCCTTCAGTTCTGCCTTGGAGCCCACGAAGCTGCTGCCCCTGATCCCGTCCCCGTCCTCCGAGTTCTGGTAGCCCTCGGGGTAGTCGATATCCGCCAGGGCGGAGTCGCCGAAGCCGTGGGCTCCGTCGAACAGGCCCATGTCCTTGAGGGCTTCGGCCCCCTTGGGCCTGAGGAGCGGGCGCCAGCGGCCTGGGTAGGGCTGCCCCCGCACCAGGGACTGCAGGACCAGCGTCTGGGCGGGGCCGCGCTGCAGGAAGGCCACGTAGGAGTCGGTGCCGGGCCGCTGCTTGGGCTGGCAGTTCTCCTTGCGCTGGCAGCTGAGGACGTAGCAGCGGCGCTCGAAGTACCAGGCCAGGTCGCAGCCCGGGAGGTCGCAGCAGGCCTCGGCGCAGTGCACCAGCGACGACACGTCCGGCACGCGCAGGATGCTGCTGCTCTTCAGGTTGGGCGAGATGATGGTGTTTGAGAACGTCGCCCCCTGCCAGCACTGCTCTGCCACTATACCTGTGGAGCAGGGGGAAACACGAGAGATGGGTGAAACACCTGCATAGCTTAGTCCGGACCACAGGTAAACCCCTAGGACCACTACACAAGCCATCATtatccaaatatatatattttttgttcagtgtttgaaACCAGCTCACAGTGTTTCCTTCATATGTATCAGACAATTCAGCATTTCTCATCCTAAGTCATGCCCAAAACAGATGGCTGCAATTGTTTACCGGAACCAGAAACAAAAATGCCATCAATTATTCAGGAACTTTTCTGTAGTTGCCCTTCTAGGCTTTTGTTGCTCATCAATGTCTGTTAAAAGGCAACATCTGTAGTGCTTGGACTTTTAACTAGACTGTCTCTCAACTATGATAATGAACAAAGGATGCAATATGAGACAGTGACAGTTATTTTAGGTGACAGTTAAATTCTTTTTGACATACTTCACGCAAAGGAGCAATGTTTTTTGCTATGTTCAAGCActactaaataaacattgctacgacaacaaaacattttcattttttcccaaattacaacaaaataCTTCATACTACTAGAACACTTCTTACTACTAATTCTAGAACTTCAAAGATTCTAACAAGGACCAATTACACAATTGTTGTACTGTGATTTTACGTTTTGTGCGTAAAACCGCCTTACCTTTTGTGCATagcaggaaaacacaaaaaagcaggACAGGAGCAGTTCTCATGATGTCAGAGCATCAGTTTGGGGTGTGGCTTGATTTAGTCCTTCTGCATTGGCCACCTAAGCCTGAACCAACAGAAAAGGGTGTTATAGCCATGCATATCCAGCACAAAGCAAATTAATTCATGAATACATGGTCTGTGAAGAGATCCAAAATACTGAACGTATGAACAAAGGATAACTTTCAGTTACgatattaattgatttattagCATCTATATtagctgaatatatatatatatatatatatattcatctAATATATAACAAAAGACAGACCTGTAGAGATTGAAGGAatgaatattgaaatatatgCAACAGACTTGGATCTAAATATACTGAATTGTTCCTCACATATCTGTTGATTCTCTCATGAAGTACTGTACACATGAATGAATAACAAATAGCCATGAGGTCAGACTGGTACTGCACAACCACTGGCTGACATAATTCCATATAGGCAACTGTTTGTCATAGCACTTTATTTCTCTATTCCAACAGCCTGGTAAGAAGCCATCGTTTTGGACAACATTATGACACCTTTTCTTGGCTATAAAACTCATGTCTAAACTATCAGGGCTAACAAAAAAATtagatatatttttatgtgGAAGGGCAGATATCCTGGAGGTATCCTGTATCCTTCCTCTTCCATTCTTGAAAAATATCTAGCACACAGGTGAACAAACAGGACCAGGTGAAGAGGTTGAGAGTAGTGAAGGCGTTTGCAGACTGAGAATGCAACACATTGCCTGGCCAATCAACAAGAGTTTCAAGGGTCAAATGACATGCATCAGGAGTGTACATGCAGGTGATTGGACACCCTACATTGAAGGTGCTCTCTGACAGGCAATTTTCACCTGGGCATGAGTCCAGAATTTGACCTCGATGGCCAACAGTGCCCAACAATGACTCGTTTACATGGCTTGGAGTTTAGTTAGGCCTGTTAAGCTCAAATAGGTAGCACACCCGCACTTCAAAAACAGGATCTTTGAGGAAAGGGGTTACATAAGGAAAGGGCTAGTtagccacacaagctcacataaTAACCCTTGTGtgtatgaaaaacaaacagcacaccAAGGCTGCTTCCGTGCCATTTGTTTGGACAGTGCAAAGGatagtttgttttattttccagctAGTGGTCTCTCTTGAAGGAATAAGAGTTTTATTACAGGTGAGGGTGCAACCATGCACTCAGGAGGCAATCCTATTTCAACAGGAACACAGCTGCCTGGTGCGCAGGACAAAAATATCTTATTGGGAGACCGGTACATTTCTGACTCAAAGCCTTGTCACCGGTAAGCATCTAGCATGTCACACTTGTTATAATAAAGATGCAATGAGTTTTTCATTGAATATGTATGCGCTGCCCGAAACGGGCGGCATTTGTCAACAAGATAATTAATTCTTCGTTTTCGCATACATATTCACAGGCCTGTTTTTCCCTTCGACAGAAATAATCAGTGCCACGAAACACAGTAGGAAGCATCGCACATTGAAACGCTATCTGTACTAGACGTTGAAACACACCTACCTTCATCGTACCAGCTCTCCTGTAAAGCTACATCAGCATCTTTTCATCCGCCCGTTATTTATCCTTTACACGAGCtcagtttttcttctttccGGAACTTGGACCCTAggtgtattttgtatttgctgTGACGACGCAGGACGTTGTGTCTGCATGCAAAGCTTGAATACCGAAGGGGATGTGCGCAGTGATGCTTAAAAAGAGGCTGCGAGGTCTTGGTTGCTACGCTAGTGCCTATGCGCGACCGAGGGGTGTGAGTGATGATGAGCTAAGCGTCTGGCGCTCGGGATCGAGCACAGGAGGTGATGGCGTACAACAAGCTAAaacttgtgcgtgcgtgcgcgcgcactCGAGTGCGTGCTTCAATTTGGAtatcttaatttaaaaacaacgcAGTTTATTTTTCGCTCGTAGGATTATCGCGGtaggccagtggttctcaaaatTGGTCTTGGCCCCCCTGTGTAAACTGGTTTTCGTTTTAACCACAATAGCAACCCAagcattttaacaagctgttattttttcctaaGTGCTTTTCGCGTTCAGAGGGATTCTTTGCCCTCTTGAGgcatattatgtcagaaatagctgtaattatttaattgatcaCATTAAAGAGTGAAGTGAATGGATAGGCTCCTAAGTATTTTGTTGAACACttgtttaagttctttcatcATTTTCCCTTAAACTAAACCTTAATCTTACCTTAACACAAAACAGGGTTGGCTCATTATCATTAGCTTTGTCTCTGAATGCTTCATTAACTCCGAAATGGTTCGTTTTAGTGGCCATATCCACAGTTTCACCagttaggagcctattgattcagcTAAATCTTTAATGTGTtcagttaaataattttgtcaccatattttatgtaattgttggctatatagcacaataagcacaatgtgaacatgggacttttattcttcatgacattttacttacttacttacttacttgcATAAACATGCAATATCTcctaaataacaaaaatgaacagcttcAAATTCTGGAATTACAGTTGTGGGTAGAACAAAAGCTAGCAAACCTGAGATGGACACACCACTAAATTGAGTAACATCTTCAGAGGAGTCCACATTTCATGATAGGACCAGCTTATTGTATTGTTGTGACAGGCATCCTGCTTTTCATCTGTGAAGACAACCATTTCAAAACACGCAGGAAATTAGCACCAGTGAAAATGAAGAAGCAAGATCCTTCGAAGTGACCTTTGTGTCAATTACACTAACAGGTATCCAACAGCCTATAAATGTAGAGATTGAATTAATGTAATTGTAGTGTGTATAACTGTAgtgtgtattcatttaaaaattgcatcCCATCTAAGGACACAATGCTGTAAAATTACACaagcaagaaaatgtttttttttttcttttcttttttcttttagtatTCAATGTATCAATGTGCCTTTGTATATGGCCTTGTAAAACAACAATTTAATGATAGGGACATGACCATGCAAATACAGCCATGGATTATGACAATATTTATCATAATGTCTGGTCATCAAATGATGATAATAAACTATAATAATTTCACTTTACAAACAATGCATTCAAAGTACATCACAGTCCAAAAACCAGCAAGAAACAGAAGCCAAATTAGCCCACATAGGCAGACGGACGCGCAAGCTAAAAGGACACGTATGAAAATTGGGTAATAATCAGAGGTGTGaaatgatgatttttttaatcACCATGCCCAGATTTTAAAGTACAGTGGCATTAATGCCATGCTGTGAGCACACCACTTAAGGGTGTCATTGTGGTACTGATTGCATTTGAGCTTTACGTTGAACATgcaggaaaaactgaaaatcaagAAGGTGTTAGCACAGAAAGTAACTGCAAGTATCACCTTAATGATACCATTCTTTTTCTCTTGTATTGTTAATACCTcaggcccagcagggggcgccagaaGCATGCTCCAAGCAAGGCGAATGAAGGCGGGGGGAGGCTGAAAATCAACTCCCAGCCCCAAAAGGGGACGGAGATGAAAGAGGAGTAGCAGGACAAGGGGAAGGTGAAGGAGAGTGATATGGAGCACTAGGGACCAAAGAACATAGAGATACCGGGAGAGGGACACAATCAGACTGAAAATTCTGACCTGGAACATTGACAGGTTGGACTTTGAGGGCATCAAAGATCACATTGGCAATCTTTATCTATCACACTGCACAATGTATACAGTGACACTAACTGGCTTTTAAACAGCAAACCTCATTAATGattctaatttaaaatgaacattgatTGCTGTCTGCCATGAACATGTGTCTCAATTTATTGAAGTCCAAAGAGATTTTCCTTTCAAATGTCAGTTGTCTGTGCAACCTGGATCATGGCTATTCTTAACAAGGCTATATACAGCTTTATAGACAATAACATCTAATGCCAAGCTAACTCTGTTTTTTACTTGGCCAGGCTTACTGAACAGACTTCGTACTTTGTACAAGGttgtcaaattaatttaatctgtcAGCCTATATATTGTAATTAGTTTCACAGTGAAATCAAGTTGTGACCGAAGCACATGATTATAGTTTCACATAGAGACGTAGAGACTATTTTAAAGAATTCCTAAAGTCTAAAATTCCCAAagtaacacacactgctactgtaatcctatttcttgtttttctctgaAGAGGCATGGTGTTGATGCAGGAATTTATCTTGCTGCTGAAATATTATCCAAAGATCTTTCTAGAAGAAACAAGTCATACCTATACATTTTGCAACT carries:
- the kiaa0319 gene encoding dyslexia-associated protein KIAA0319 isoform X1 — translated: MRTAPVLLFCVFLLCTKGIVAEQCWQGATFSNTIISPNLKSSSILRVPDVSSLVHCAEACCDLPGCDLAWYFERRCYVLSCQRKENCQPKQRPGTDSYVAFLQRGPAQTLVLQSLVRGQPYPGRWRPLLRPKGAEALKDMGLFDGAHGFGDSALADIDYPEGYQNSEDGDGIRGSSFVGSKAELKESSGYLDWPSVPGREGLNLSESGGSRGEKDSPQDSLQNPTKSSLFLRSSAPGNLDSVPAPPTDSGPTLMSPVSVPEGLSDSDISQNVSYSSLETTPQLQNSSADSTPQSQMGTSPPKENLPPVSDTPASTAISKPGRTLLVSVGEPVEVSLPRNSVELNTSVISEPQSKTSYAYEWSLISYPTGHQGEMEGKHSESVRLSGLSTGLYAVKVCVTGDGAYGEGFVNVTVKAAAHENQPPRAIASPESQEVTLPAGSVFIDGSRSTDDDRVASYHWEEVSSPPRKLKTSADTAILRLSDLEPGNYTFRLTVVDSEGATDSTLATVRAIRPVDLPPVAIAGPNLTLTLPLNHVALSGSESSDDHPIAGYSWTLLSHSPGRDPTMEGVRTPLLQLSDLHEGVYSFQLTVTDSAGQQASSNVTILVQPEENTGPTAVVGPDRLLTLPVNSTRLDGSGSTDDQGIATFHWEAISGPPGMKIEDADKAVAMATGLGAGSYIFRLTVTDQQGASDSASLTVTVTEAQDLAPVVHAGGSHTLILPNNSLVLRGSVSGADPANVSYLWVRDGQSPAAGDVLYGSERQAFLRLANLVEGTYLFQLCVTDSQRRTSMATATVEVRPDPHRRDEVELELAVAVSQVSQQQRDTVVRQLAALLHVLDSDISVRGLHAKSDISAALRFCVRGRDGPMPGPQLTRLLRSLLLRGKADFLLFRTLRVDTTMCLLRCSGHGQCDPFSKRCACEPFWMENPIRRFLGDGVSNCDWSLLYVVLSCFMGVILIMSVTWACVCCCKRISRRRRTKVRKKTKYTILDNMDDQERMELRPKYNLKHRSTEHNSSLMMSESEFDSEQDTIFTRERQDKGKGYSNGTAKNGDAFSYRPVDG
- the kiaa0319 gene encoding dyslexia-associated protein KIAA0319 isoform X2; translation: MRTAPVLLFCVFLLCTKGIVAEQCWQGATFSNTIISPNLKSSSILRVPDVSSLVHCAEACCDLPGCDLAWYFERRCYVLSCQRKENCQPKQRPGTDSYVAFLQRGPAQTLVLQSLVRGQPYPGRWRPLLRPKGAEALKDMGLFDGAHGFGDSALADIDYPEGYQNSEDGDGIRGSSFVGSKAELKESSGYLDWPSVPGREGLNLSESGGSRGEKDSPQDSLQNPTKSSLFLRSSAPGNLDSVPAPPTDSGPTLMSPVSVPEGLSDSDISQNVSYSSLETTPQLQNSSADSTPQSQMGTSPPKENLPPVSDTPASTAISKPGRTLLVSVGEPVEVSLPRNSVELNTSVISEPQSKTSYAYEWSLISYPTGHQGEMEGKHSESVRLSGLSTGLYAVKVCVTGDGAYGEGFVNVTVKAAAHENQPPRAIASPESQEVTLPAGSVFIDGSRSTDDDRVASYHWEEVSSPPRKLKTSADTAILRLSDLEPGNYTFRLTVVDSEGATDSTLATVRAIRPVDLPPVAIAGPNLTLTLPLNHVALSGSESSDDHPIAGYSWTLLSHSPGRDPTMEGVRTPLLQLSDLHEGVYSFQLTVTDSAGQQASSNVTILVQPEENTGPTAVVGPDRLLTLPVNSTRLDGSGSTDDQGIATFHWEAISGPPGMKIEDADKAVAMATGLGAGSYIFRLTVTDQQGASDSASLTVTVTEAQDLAPVVHAGGSHTLILPNNSLVLRGSVSGADPANVSYLWVRDGQSPAAGDVLYGSERQAFLRLANLVEGTYLFQLCVTDSQRRTSMATATVETPTGGTRWSWSWRWPCPRCPSSRGTQWSGSWPRFSTCWTLTSACGGCTRSLTSALR